In Magnetospirillum sp. 15-1, the sequence TCTGGCCCATCTGCTGAAACGGCTGGAATACGTGGTGCCGGAACTGCCCGCCCCCGCCCGGAAATTCGACAATTTCGAGAAGCTGTGCGAGGCGGCCATCGGCCGGCGCATCGACAAGGTGCTGGTGTTCTTCCAGCGCCACAATCCGGCGCTGAAACGCGAATTGCCGCCGTTCTTCCTGTCCTCGCCCGAATTCGCCGAGAAGTTCAAGGCGGCGGTGACCAAGTTCATCTTTCCCGCCATCTGGGACAGCCGCAACATCCGCATGCTGGCCACCAGCTACGAATGGGCCGAGGACGATACCGACAGCTTCTGGGACCACGTCACCAAACCGCTGGAGGACAGCATCCTGCAGGGCTGGAACACCGGCTGGGACGAATTGAAGCTGGTCGAGACCAAGAAGCCCGACGGCACCAAGGTCTTTCAGGTCAAGGACAACACCAAGGCGCTGCGCGAGATGCTGGCCCCCTCGGCGCCCGAGGCCTACGACCTGCCCAAGATCGGCAACCGCGAGATCGAGACGCTGCGCTCGCTGCTCGATCCCAAGAACGACTGGTGGAAGCGCCTCAATCACGCCTGGCGCATATGCCATGACCTCTACGAGCAGGAAAAGGACCCGCGCATCTTCCAGCAGAAGGCCCGCGACGGCGCCCTGCGCGACAACCTGCTGGGCGCCTTCGCCCGCTTCCCGCCGGAATGGGGCGACTTCCTGGTTCTGGCCTGTCACCGGGTGTTTCCGCGCGTCTCCACCGCCTTCCTGGAAAGCTTCGTCGCCAATTTCGGCACCACCGAGCCCCAGCGTGAACTGCACGTCCCCTACACGGTGCGCTATCTCCGTCAGGTCAAGGAAGACCCCGACATCTGGCTGCACGAGCGCCACGCCGAGCAGGAGTGGCAGAGCCAGATGAAGGAACTGTCCAACTACCTCGCCCATCGCGAGGCCGAGGAAGTCGAAAGGCGACGCTGAGGCCGGCCACCCGTTTTCCCCATGGGCGGCATGCCGAGCACCATGATTGACGCCGCCGCCACCGGGGACTAGCTTTCCGCTCTTGTCTTTTTGAACGGAAAGCAGAACCCATGTCCTCCGATACCCGCGACCTTGCCCGCTCCGCTACCGCCTGGCCTTTCCAAGAGGCCCGCGCCCTGCTGGACGAGCGTCTGAAAGGTAAAGCGCCGGACAAGGGCTATGTGCTGTTCGAGACCGGCTACGGCCCGTCGGGTCTGCCCCATATCGGCACCTTCGGCGAAGTGGCGCGCACCACCATGGTGCGCCGCGCCTTCTCGCTGCTGGCGCCCGAGATTCCCACCCGCCTGTTCGCCTTCTCCGACGACATGGACGGCCTCAGGAAGGTGCCCGACAACATCCCCAACAAGGAGATGATCGCGCCGCACCTGGGCAAGCCGCTGACCAGCATCCCCGATCCCTTCGGCACCCACGAGAGCTTCGGACACCACAACAACGCCCGCCTGCGCTCGTTCCTCGACACCTTCGGCTTCGAGTACGAGTTCCAGTCGGCCACCGAGTGGTACAAGTCGGGCCGCTTCGACGCCGCCCTGCTGGGCGTGCTCAAGCACTATGACGAGGTCATCAACGTGGTGCTGCCCACGCTGGGCGACGAGCGCCGCGCCACCTATTCCCCCTTCCTGCCGGTCTGCCCGGAAACCGGCATCGTGCTGCAGGTGCCGGTGGTGGAACGCGACGTCGACGCAGGCACCATCGTCTACCGCCGCGACGACGGCAAGCTGGTGGAAACCCCGGTGACCGGGGGGCTGTGCAAGCTCCAGTGGAAGGCCGATTGGGGCATGCGCTGGGTGGCTCTGGGCGTCGATTACGAAATGAGCGGCAAGGACCTGATCCCCTCGGTCCAACTGTCGACCCGCATCGCCTCCATCCTGGGCGGCCGGGCGCCCATGAACCTGACCTACGAACTGTTCCTGGACGACCAGGGCCAGAAGATCTCCAAGTCCAAGGGCAACGGTCTGGCCGTCGAGGACTGGTTGAAGTATGCGCCGCAGGAGAGTCTGGCGCTGTTCATGTACCAGAAGCCCAAGACCGCCAAGCGCCTGTATTTCGACGTCATCCCGCGTGCCGTGGACGAGTATCTGGCCTATCTGGGCAAGTTCCCGTCCGAGGAGCCGGGCAAGAAGCTGGACAATCCGGTGTGGCACATCCACGGCGGCAAGCCGCCGGCCGAGGATGCCCACCTGTCGTTCAACATCTTGCTGAATCTGGTCAGCGTCTGCCACTCCGACGATCCGGCGGTGATCTGGGGCTTCATCAAGCGCTACGCGCCCGGCGCTCAGCCTGAAACCGCCCCCATCCTGGGCGGGCTGGTGGGCTATGCCATCGCCTATTACCGCGACTTCGTTCTGCCCAACAAGAAATACCGCAAGGCCACTCCCGACGAGGTCGAGGCCTTCGCCGCGCTCAAGACCGGGCTCGAAGCCCTCGCCGCCGACGCCACCGTCGAGGACATCCAGAATCTGGTCTACGAGATCGGCAAACGCCCCTGCTTCGCCGACCTCAAGGCATGGTTCAAGGCCTGCTACGAGGTGCTGCTGGGCAATGACCAGGGTCCGCGCATGGGCAGCTTCATCAAGCTGTTCGGCGTCGCCGAGACCATCGCCCTGCTGGACAAGGCCATCGCCGGCCAGGATATGTAGTCAGGGATCACTGTGCAGGGCCAGCCACACGGTGGGCTGGTCCGGCGCCGTCCATTCCACCCGGTGGCGGCAATGGGCGGGCAACAGCATCCAGTCGCCGGGGGTCAGGGCGTGGGCCTTGGCCTCGCCGTCGATGCGCAGCATGGCGGCCCCCTTGATCAGCACCACCCACTCGTCGTCGTCCTGATCCAGCCAGACACCCTCCGGGGTGGCCTGACCGTTGGAGACGATACGCAGCAGGCGGAAGCGCCCGCCTTCCAGCAGGGTGTCGAACACTTCCTCGTCGAAATCCGATTCCGTATGGGCGAGCAGGCTTCCGACGGTGGGGGCGGTGGGCTTATCCATGACTAGGATTTGCGCCCACACCGCCCCGACGTCAAGACTCGACCTTTTTCTTACCGCCGATGCGCGGCTCCTCGCCCCGGATCAGGCGGACGATATTGGCCTTGTGGCGATAAAAGCCCATCACCGCCAGACCGGCGGCCATCAGGGCGTATTCCGGACCGGCGAAGTACAGGGCGAAGCCGGGCGAAGCGGCCAGGGCGATCAGCGCCGACAGCGACGAGATGCGGAAGATGGTGGCGGTCACCAGCCAGGTGCCGATGCAGGCCAGCCCCACCGGCCACGCGGCGGCCAGCAGAGTGCCGATGGTGGTGGCGACACCCTTGCCGCCCTTGAAGCCCAGCCAGATCGGGAAATTGTGCCCCAGCACGGCGGCGAAGCCGGCCACCGGCACCATCTCCTTGCCCAGCAGCCCCCAGACGAGGCCCACGGCAATGGCGCCCTTGCCGCCGTCCAGCAGCAAGGTGGCCAGCGCCAGCCCCTTGCGGCCGGTGCGCAGTACGTTGGTGGCGCCGATATTGCCCGAGCCGATCTGGCGGATATCACCCAGCCCGGCGAGGCGGGTCAGCACGAGGCCGAAGGGAACGGAGCCCAGCAGGTAGCCGCCCAGCGCGGCGAGGATGAGGGCGGTCATGTGCTGGCCCCCTCCCCAGCCCTCCCCCGGCATGGCCGGGGGAGGGAGAAGAGAACGGCGGCCCTCCCCCGGCCATGCCGGGGGAGGGGGACGAGAGCGGAACTCCCTCCCCCGTGCGAAGCATGGGGGAGGGTCGGGGTGGGGGCCTTACGCATCGTGCGTATACACCGTCCGCCCGTCGACGATGGTGCGCATCACCATGCCCTGCACCGGACGGTCGTCAAAGGGGGAGTTCTTGGACTTGGAATGGAAGGTCTTGGCGTTGACCTTCCAGCCGCGATCGGGATCGAACAGCACCAGATCGGCCGCCGCGCCCACCTTGAGCCGGCCCGCCGCCAGCCCCAGGATGGAAGCGGGCGCGCAAGTGATCAGCTTCAGCGCCTCGATCAGGCTCATATGGCCGTTATGGGCGAGGTCGAGCGTCACCGGCAGCAGGGTTTCGAGGCCCACACCACCGAACTCGGCGGCGGCGAAGGGCACCCGCTTGGAATCCTGGTCCTGGGGCGCATGGTCGGAGGCCACCGCGTCGATGGTGCCGTCCCGCAGGCCCTCGACCACCGCCTGCCGGTCGGTTTCCGAACGCAGGGGCGGCGACAGCTTGGCGAAGGTGCGGTAGTCCTTCACCGCCAGTTCGTTCAGCGCGAAATAGGGCGGCGCGGTATCGCAGGTGACCGCGAGGCCCTTGGCCTTGGCCTTCCTGATGATCTCGACGCCTTCCCTGGTGGCGACGTGGGCGGCGTGGTAGCGCCCGCCGGTGATCTCCACCAGCCGCATGTCGCGCTCCAGCATGATGGCCTCGGCGGCCACCGGAATGCCCGACAGACCCATGCGGGTAGCCAGTTCGCCCTCGTTCATCATGCCGCCCTCGGCCAGCGAGGGCTCCTCGGGATGCTGGACGATCAGCAGGCCGAAGGTGGCGGCATAGGTCAGCGCCCGGCGCATCACCTGGGCGTTGCGGATGGCCCGGATGCCATCGGTGAAGCCCAGGGCGCCGGCCTCGGCCAGCATGCCCATCTCGGCCAGTTCCTTGCCTTCCACCCGCTTGGTGGCGGCGGCATAGGGATAGACCTTGGCCAGACCGATCTTGCGGGCGCGGCGCGCCACGAATTCCACCGTGGCGACCTCGTCGATCACCGGATTGGTGTTGGGCAGGCAGACCATGGAGGTGACACCGCCGGCCACCGCCGCCTCGCCCGCCGATTTCAGGGTCTCCTTGTGCTCCTCGCCCGGCTCGCGCAGTTGGACGCGCATGTCCACCAGACCGGGAGCGAGACAGAGGCCCTTGCAGTCCACCACCTCCATGCCCGACGGCACGCCGCCCTGGAACAGGCCGGGGCCCACGTCGGCGATGGTCTCGCCGTTGGTCAGCAGCGCGCCCTTGGTATCCAGCCCGGAAGCGGGGTCGAGCAGGCGGGCGTTGACATAGGCCACCAGGCCCGAGGAATTGCGGGCGCCCATCAGGCAGCTCCTTCGGTGGAACGGGTCAGGTCGCGGGTCAGCATGTCGAGGCAGGCCATGCGCACCGCCACGCCCATCTCCACCTGCGAGCGGATCAGCGAACGTTCCACGTCGTCGGCCACGTCGGAATCGATCTCGACGCCGCGGTTCATGGGGCCGGGATGCATGATCACCGCGTCGGGTTTGGCGATCCCCAGCTTCTCGCGGTCCAGGCCGAAGAAGTGGAAGTACTCGCGGATGCTGGGGATGAAATTGCCGCTCATGCGTTCGTTCTGGATGCGCAGCATCATGATGACGTCCACGTCGGCCAGGCCCTTCCTCATGTCGTGGAAGACCTCGACGCCCATGCGGTCCAGGCCCGACGGCAGCAGGGTGCGCGGCCCGATCAGCCGCACATGGGCCCCCATGGCGTTCAGCAGGTAGATGTTGGACCGCGCCACGCGGGAATGGCGCACGTCGCCGCAGATGGCGACGTTGAGGCCGGACAGCTTGCCCTTCCGGCGCCGGATGGTCAGGGCGTCGAGCAGGGCCTGGGTCGGGTGCTCGTGACTGCCGTCGCCGCCGTTGATCACCGCGCAGTTGACCTTTTCGCTCAGCAGCTTGACCGCGCCCGAATCCGGATGGCGCACCACCAGCACGTCCAGGTGCATGGCGTTGAGCGTCATGGCGGTGTCGATCAGGGTCTCGCCCTTCTGCACCGAGGAGCCCGCCGACTGCATGTTGATCACGTCGGCGCCCAGACGCTTGCCGGCCAGTTCGAAACTGGTGCGCGTGCGCGTCGAGTTCTCGTAGAACAGGTTGATGACCGTGCGGCCGCGCAGCAAATTCTTGCGCTTGTCGCTGGAGCGATTCTGTTCGACGTAGCCTTCGGCCAGGTCGAGCAGGCTGGTGATCTCGCTCGGGGCCAGTCCCTGGATGCCGAGGAGATGACGGTGCGGAAAGCGGGCGTCTGTCATGGTCCGCGAACTATAGTGCCAGCCGGCCCGCCGGGCAAGGTGGCGAGACATGCCATGCCCCCAAACAGTCACACACTGTGTCTTGCACCCGGATTGAAAGTGCATCCACAATACATGAACGAAACCCGATGAAACTGGGTCGATGGCCGCTGGAGAGGGACGTCTGGGATTGAGGGTCCGTATCGCCGTGGCGATTGCGGCGCTTTGCCTTGTCTCGATCATCGTGGTGGTCGGCTATCTGCGCCATGCGCTGGAGCGTCAGGCGACGGCCCAGTGGACCCGCGAGCGCGGCCAGGTGGCCGCCGCCCTGGCGGCCGGCTTCGACCGCTCCATCGACGAGATGATCGGCGACCTGCACTTCGTCGCCGGCATACCGGCCATGGCGAGCCTGCCCGACCTGGAGCGGGTGGACCGCGCCATCAACGGCATTCCCGCCGACGCCGACGCCGAGAAGCGGCACCTGCTGGACGGGCTGCTGGAGGACGGGCGCTTCTCGGTGCTGTTCGTGCTGCAGCCCAACGGCGACCACTATCTCAGCCATCCCTTCAACGTGCAGCAGGCGCTGAAGCGCTTCAATCTGGCCGACCGCCCCTATTTCCAGGAGGCGACCCGCAGCGGCTATCCGGTGGTGTCCGACGCCTTCACGGGGGCCGACGGCATTCCGGCGGTGGCCATCGATGTGCCGAGCCTCGGCGAGGACGGCAAGACGATCCTGCATCTGGGCGGCGTCATCCATCTGCCCAAGCTGACCGAGATCTTCGCCACCGCCATTCTGCCGCCCTTCGACATGGGCATGCTGGTTGACCGCCAGGGCACGGTGATCGCCGCCGCCGGGCGCGGCCAGACGGTCGAGGCCCCCGACACCGCCCTGGCCGCCGCCCTCAAGGCCTTTCAGGACACCTCGCCCATCCCGGGCAGGGCGGTGGTCACAAGCTATTTCAGCCGGACGGGTGACGGGGAGATACTCGCCTCGTTCGTCCGGCTGCACAGCGGCTGGACGGTGGCGCTGGCCCGCCCCCGCTCCAGCTTCGTGGACGAGATCGCCCCCGAGGTCGCCAGCATCTCCACCATGGCCGGCGCCCTGCTGTTGCTGGTGTCGGCCATCGGCTTCGCCATCGCTCACCATATCGTCGGGCGCTGGGAGGGGGCCCGCCGCGCCCTGGTCACCGCCCACGACGAGTTGGAGACCCGGGTGCGCGAGCGTACCGCCGCCCTGGACGCCAGCCGCCGCGAGCTGTCGGCCAAATCGCGGACGCTGGAAACCATTCTCGACAATATCGGCCAGGGCATCAGCGTCTATGACGACAGCCTGCGCCTGATGACCAGCAACCGCCGCTTCGCCGAATTGCTGCGCCTGCCCGCCGACATGGTCCGTCCCGGCATGCGGCTGGAGGATTACCTGCGCTTCAACGCCATGCGCGGCGAATACGGCCCCGGCGACCCCGAGGCGCAGGTGGCCGAGCGCATGACCCTGGCCCGCAGTTTCCAGCCCCACCGCTTCCAGCGCCAGCGCGCCGACGGCACCGCGCTGGAAATCATCGGCAACCCGCTGCCCGAGGGCGGTTTCGTCGCCACCCACACCGACATCACCGAGGCCAAGCGGGCCGAGGAAGCGCTCCGGACCCTGTCGCGCGCCGTGGAGCAGAGCCCGGTTTCGGTGATCATCACCGATCCGCGCGGCAACATCGATTACGTGAACCCGAAATTCGTCGAGGTCTGCGGCTATACCCTGGACGAGGTGCGCGGGCTCAATCCCCGCGTCCTGAAGTCGGGCCAGACTCCGGATACGGTCTACCGCGACCTGTGGAAGACCATCGCCGCCGGCGGCACCTGGGAAGGCGACCTGCAGAACCGCAAGAAGAACGGCGACCTGTATTGGGAGCGCGCCTCCATCTCGCCCATCCGCTCGCCCGACGGCACCATCTTGCACTTCCTGGCCGTCAAGGAGGACATCACGGCCAGGAAGGCCGGCGAGGACGCCCTGGTCGCCGCCATGCAGGCCGCCGAGGACGCCAACCGCGCCAAGACCGTCTTTCTGTCGCATATGAGCCACGAGCTGCGCACGCCGCTCACCGCCGTGCTGGGCTATACCGAGATCATGAGCAGCGAGATGGCCGGGCCGCTGCCGCCCTATCACGCCGACTTCGTCACGGCCATCGCCGACAGCGGCCGCCACCTGCTGTCCATCATCGACGAGGTGCTGGACATCAGCCGCATCGAGCTGGGCAGCTACCGTATCATCCACGCCCCCGCCGATCTGGCGACCATCGCGCGGGAATGCGTCGGCATGCTGTGCCCGCAATGCATCGCCAAGGACGTCGAGCTGCGGCTGGAGGCGGCAGGAGAAATGCCGCAGACCACCGACGCCCGCGCCATCCGCCAGATTCTCATCAATCTGCTGGGCAACGCGGTCAAGTACACCGAGGCTGGCGGGCATATTTCCGTGACCCTTGACCGCGCCGGCGGCGATCCACGCTTCACCATCGCCGATACCGGCTGCGGCATTCCCGCCGACAAGCTGTCGCGGATCTTCGAACCGTTCCAGCGGGTCGATCCGCTGTGTGCCGATCCCGCCCGCGGCGTCGGCCTTGGGCTGGCCATCTGCCGGCGCATCGTCGATCTGCTGGGCGGCACCATCGCCATCGAGTCCACCCCCGGCAAGGGCACCACGGTCACCGTGGTGTTGAGGGAGTCGCCCTGATCCGCGGCATGGAAGGAGAGTCCGACGGTCTTCACGACATATGGGGTGGAGACCCGATCACCGTCGTGACACTTCGTCATTTTGCGGTTAGATTTGACAAACATTTGTCCTTCCCGAGATTCCGATCCCATGTCCTTTCCGACCGAAATCACAGATTTCCTGGGCATTCTCGATGAAAGCCCGGTCGGAGTTTCCGTGTCCCGGCGCCGGGACGGCGTGGTGGTATTCGCCAACCGCCGCTTCTGCGAAATCACCGGTCTGGCGCGCGAGCACTGTATCGGCCACCCGGCCCGGCGCCACTTCGCCGACGACGCCCAGCGCCACGAGGTGGTGCGGCAATTAAGGGAAGCGGGCGAGATCGTCGATGCCGACGTGAAGTTCTTCCGCGTCGACGGCTCGTCGTTCTGGTCGGTGCTGACCATCCGCCCCGCCACCCTGGACGGCGAGGCGGTGAACCTGGCCTGGATCTATGACGTCAGCAAGCGCAAGCAGGCGGAGCAGGCCATCCTGGACGGCCGCGCCCTGATCCGCGCCATGTTGGATTCCTCCACCGACGGCATCGTGCTGCTGAACGCCACCGGGACCATCCTGGCGCTCAACGCCGCCGCCTCGGCCATCTTCGAGAAGAACGGCGAGGACCTGCCGGGCCAGGCGGTGTGGGACCATCTGCCGGAATCCGTGGCCGCCCCCATGCGCCGGGGTATCGAAGGCGTCCTGGCCGGGGGCCAGACCGTCGAGAGCCACCACGCCATCGGCGCCCGGCTGTTCGATGTGCACATGCACCCGGTGGTCGATGCCGCCGGCCGGCACGACCGGGTGGCGGTGTTCTCGCGCGACGTGACCCAGGTCCACCAGCGCCGCCAGCAGCTGCGCAAGCTGGAAACCGCCCTGGAGCAGGCCCCGGTCTCGGTGATGATCACCGATTCCCACGGCGCCATCGAATACGTCAACCGCGCCTTCGTCCTGGTTTCGGGCTATTCCGAGGACGAGGTGCTGGGCCGCAATCCCCGCCTGCTGAAGTCGGGGGAAACGGTGGCCTCGGCCTATCGCGACATGTGGCATTGCCTGTCGTCGGGGGCCACCTGGCAGGGCGAGCTGTGCAACCGCGCCAAGGACGGCAGCCTGTTCTGGGAATACGCCACCATCTCGCCCATCCGCGACGACGACGGCACCGTGACCCATTTCATGGCGGTGAAGGAGAACATCACCCAGCGCAAGGAGACCGAGCTTCAGTTGGTCCATCAGGCCACCCACGACACCCTGACCGGCCTGCCCAACCGCGTGCTGCTGGAAGACCGCGTCTACCACGCCATCGAGGTCGCCAAGCGCGAGGGTGGGCGCATCGGCCTGATGTTCCTCGACCTGGACCGCTTCAAGATCGTCAACGACAGCCTGGGCCACGTGGCGGGCGACCAGTTGCTGAAGGTGGTGGCCGACCGCCTGCGCCACACGCTCCGGCGCTCCGATACGGTGGCGCGCCTGGGTGGCGACGAATTCGTGGTGGTGCTGACCCATTTCCAGAGCAGCAGCGAACTGGCCGAGGTGGCGGAAAAGATCGCCGCCGCCCTGGACGAGCCGGTGGAGCTGTCCGGCCACAAGGTGCATGTGGGCGCCAGTATCGGCATCGCGCTCTATCCCGACGACGGCGACAACTTCAACGCCCTGATGAAGGACGCCGACACCGCCATGTACCGGGCCAAGCAGAAGGGGCGCAACACCTTCTGCTTCTATGATTCCCACATGAACGACGAGGCGCTGGACCGCCTCAAACTGGAAGAAGCCCTGCGCCGCGCCCTGGTGCGCGGCGAGTTCCAGCTGTTCTACCAGCCGCAGGTCGACCTGCAGACCGGCCTGACCTCCGGGGTCGAGGCGCTGATCCGCTGGAACAGCCCCGAGCGCGGCCAGGTCTCGCCCGGCCTGTTCATCCCGGTGGCCGAGGAAAGCAACCTGATCTCCATGATCGGCTGGTGGGTGCTGGAGGAATCGTGCCGGCAACTGGCCGCCTGGCGCGAGGACGGCCTTACCGGCCTCAAGGTGGCGGTCAACGTCTCGGGCCGGCAATTCCTCAACCACGCCCTGGTGGAATGCATCTCCGACCTGATGGCCCAATACCAGATTCTGCCGAATCAGCTGGAAATCGAACTGACCGAGAGCACGGTGATGGCCGAGCCCGACCGAGCCATCGAACAGTTGAACCGCCTGCGCGAGATCGGCATCCAGGTGTCGGTGGACGATTTCGGCACCGGCTATTCCAGCCTGTCCTACCTGAAGCGGCTGCCGCTCAGCACCATCAAGGTGGACCGCTCCTTCGTGCACGACGTCAACAACCAGAGCGACAACGCCGCCATCGTCTCGGCAATTCTGGGTTTGGCCGATGCGCTGGACATGTCCATCGTCGCCGAGGGCGTGGAGACCGAGGGCGAGGAACAGCACCTCAAGGACGCCGGGTGCATCAAGGTCCAGGGCTTCCGCTATGCCAAGCCCATGCCCGCCGACCAACTGGCCGCGTGGATGCTGCGCCAGAAAAGCTGAATCCGACATTCCCTACTGGTCTTACCCGATGACGCGCCCCACCTAGTGGGGTAGCATTGTCACAACTTGTTTAATGTGTCGGCGATCCAGACCCCATGAATAATATGCCTGCCGCGCCAGATTCCCCATCCGGCACGCCCCCCGGTGCCGCCTCCGGCAATGCCGCGGCGGCGGCGGCGGAGCGACGGCGCAAGAAGCGCGGCACGGGCCTGACCCTGCGGTTCAACATCCTGACCGCCTTCGCCACCCTGCTGAGCGTCACCGTCGTCACCCTGGTGGCCTTCGCCTACCACAAGAACTCCATCTCGGTGCTGGAGCTGATGGGCCGCTTCGTGGAGCGGGTGTCGGCCTCGGGCATTTCCAGCAGCATGGCGCTGCTCGACCCGGTGGAAACCAGCGTCCAGGCCACCGCCCAACTGGCGGCCATCGACGAGGCCAAGGCCCGCGACGGCACGCTGTTCCCCTACATGACCAGCATCCTGCAGACCCAGCCGCAACTGCAGAGCCTTTATCTGGCCTTCGACAAGGACGGGCGCTTTCTTCAGGCCTTCCCCATTCCGCCGGGTGCCGCCAAGTTCGGAGCCCACGACGCCAAGCCGCCGGAAAAAGCCCGGTTCGCGCTGCGCGTCGTCGATCGCAGGGACGGCCGGTACACCGACGTCTGGACCTACGTCACGACGACGGGCGAGGTCGTGGGGTCCGAGACCTCCAACGAGCTGAACTACGACCCCCGCCCCCGGCCCTGGTACAAGGACGCCATCGCTACCAAGGGGCTCATCTGGAGCGACCTGCTGGTCTATACCAGCAACCGGCAGCCCGGCATCACCGCCGCCTACCCCATCTTCGCCGCCGACGGCAGGGTGATCGGCGTCGCCGCCGCCAACGTCTCCACCAACCAGATGTCCGACTTCCTGGCCAGCCTGGACCTGGGCAAGACCGGGGTGGCCTTCATCGTCGACGAGAAGGAGCAGTTGATCGCCCATCCCGACGCCAGCCGCACGGTGCGTCAGGACGGCCTCAAATACTCGCTGGTCAAGGCCGATCAACTGGGCGAGCAGGTCATCACCGACGCCTTCGCCGCCTATCGCAAGGATAAGACCCGCACCGTCAGCTTCGATTCCGGCGGGCATCGCCGCCTGGGCTCGTTCAATCCCTTCCCCGCCGACCTGGGCAAGAGCTGGCTGATGGTCATCATCGTGCTGGAAGACGATTTCGTCGGCACGCTGAAGGAGAACAGCCGCGATCTGGTGGTGGTCGGCTTCGCCGTCATGGTGATCGGCCTGCTGCTGGTGGCCATCCTGGCCAACTGGATCACCCGGCCGCTGACCCTGCTGACCCATGAGATCCAGAAGATCCAGAAGTTCGATCTGGCCGGCCCCATCGCGCTGCACGCCATCGTCAAGGAGGTCAATGAACTCATCCACTCGATGAACATGATGAAGCGGGCGCTGCGCACCTTCGGCATGTTCGTGCCGCGCGATCTGGTGCGCGAGCTGGTGGCCAGCGGGCGCCCCATCGAGCTGGGCGGTCAGGACCGGACGCTGACCGTGATGTTCACCGACGTCGCCGACTTCACCGGCCTGTCCGAGCGCATGGCGGCGGGCGACCTGCTGGTCCACGTCTCGCGCCATCTGGCGGCCATTTCCGAATGCGTGGCCGAGGAAGAGGGAACCGTCGACAAGTATGTGGGCGACGCGGTGATGGCCTTTTGGGGAGCCCCCACCTGGCGCGACGACCACGCCCTGCACGGCTGCATCGCCGCGCTGAAGTCCCGCCGGGTCCAGGCCCTGATGAACGCCGAGTGGGCCGCCCAGGGACTGCCCACCATGTTCGTGCGCATCGGCCTGCACACCGCGCCGGTGATCGTCGGCAATATCGGCTCGTCCTGGCGCATGAGCTACACGGCCATGGGCGACGGCGTCAACGTCGCCTCACGCCTGGAAGGCGTCAACAAGGTCTACGGCACCCAGATCTGCATCAGTCAGGCGGTGCTCGACGCCGCCGGACCGTCGGTGCTGGCCCGCCCGCTCGATCTGGTGGCGGTCAAGGGCCGCAAGGCCGGCGCTCAGGTCTATGAACTGCTGGGT encodes:
- a CDS encoding PAS-domain containing protein; this encodes MRVRIAVAIAALCLVSIIVVVGYLRHALERQATAQWTRERGQVAAALAAGFDRSIDEMIGDLHFVAGIPAMASLPDLERVDRAINGIPADADAEKRHLLDGLLEDGRFSVLFVLQPNGDHYLSHPFNVQQALKRFNLADRPYFQEATRSGYPVVSDAFTGADGIPAVAIDVPSLGEDGKTILHLGGVIHLPKLTEIFATAILPPFDMGMLVDRQGTVIAAAGRGQTVEAPDTALAAALKAFQDTSPIPGRAVVTSYFSRTGDGEILASFVRLHSGWTVALARPRSSFVDEIAPEVASISTMAGALLLLVSAIGFAIAHHIVGRWEGARRALVTAHDELETRVRERTAALDASRRELSAKSRTLETILDNIGQGISVYDDSLRLMTSNRRFAELLRLPADMVRPGMRLEDYLRFNAMRGEYGPGDPEAQVAERMTLARSFQPHRFQRQRADGTALEIIGNPLPEGGFVATHTDITEAKRAEEALRTLSRAVEQSPVSVIITDPRGNIDYVNPKFVEVCGYTLDEVRGLNPRVLKSGQTPDTVYRDLWKTIAAGGTWEGDLQNRKKNGDLYWERASISPIRSPDGTILHFLAVKEDITARKAGEDALVAAMQAAEDANRAKTVFLSHMSHELRTPLTAVLGYTEIMSSEMAGPLPPYHADFVTAIADSGRHLLSIIDEVLDISRIELGSYRIIHAPADLATIARECVGMLCPQCIAKDVELRLEAAGEMPQTTDARAIRQILINLLGNAVKYTEAGGHISVTLDRAGGDPRFTIADTGCGIPADKLSRIFEPFQRVDPLCADPARGVGLGLAICRRIVDLLGGTIAIESTPGKGTTVTVVLRESP
- a CDS encoding cache domain-containing protein → MNNMPAAPDSPSGTPPGAASGNAAAAAAERRRKKRGTGLTLRFNILTAFATLLSVTVVTLVAFAYHKNSISVLELMGRFVERVSASGISSSMALLDPVETSVQATAQLAAIDEAKARDGTLFPYMTSILQTQPQLQSLYLAFDKDGRFLQAFPIPPGAAKFGAHDAKPPEKARFALRVVDRRDGRYTDVWTYVTTTGEVVGSETSNELNYDPRPRPWYKDAIATKGLIWSDLLVYTSNRQPGITAAYPIFAADGRVIGVAAANVSTNQMSDFLASLDLGKTGVAFIVDEKEQLIAHPDASRTVRQDGLKYSLVKADQLGEQVITDAFAAYRKDKTRTVSFDSGGHRRLGSFNPFPADLGKSWLMVIIVLEDDFVGTLKENSRDLVVVGFAVMVIGLLLVAILANWITRPLTLLTHEIQKIQKFDLAGPIALHAIVKEVNELIHSMNMMKRALRTFGMFVPRDLVRELVASGRPIELGGQDRTLTVMFTDVADFTGLSERMAAGDLLVHVSRHLAAISECVAEEEGTVDKYVGDAVMAFWGAPTWRDDHALHGCIAALKSRRVQALMNAEWAAQGLPTMFVRIGLHTAPVIVGNIGSSWRMSYTAMGDGVNVASRLEGVNKVYGTQICISQAVLDAAGPSVLARPLDLVAVKGRKAGAQVYELLGLREGNPDLAPTPQDLETCRLTEEAFTAYRERRWSDAIAAYGRLAAQAPADKVPAIFIERCRHYLTDPPPADWTGVYEMKTK
- a CDS encoding EAL domain-containing protein is translated as MSFPTEITDFLGILDESPVGVSVSRRRDGVVVFANRRFCEITGLAREHCIGHPARRHFADDAQRHEVVRQLREAGEIVDADVKFFRVDGSSFWSVLTIRPATLDGEAVNLAWIYDVSKRKQAEQAILDGRALIRAMLDSSTDGIVLLNATGTILALNAAASAIFEKNGEDLPGQAVWDHLPESVAAPMRRGIEGVLAGGQTVESHHAIGARLFDVHMHPVVDAAGRHDRVAVFSRDVTQVHQRRQQLRKLETALEQAPVSVMITDSHGAIEYVNRAFVLVSGYSEDEVLGRNPRLLKSGETVASAYRDMWHCLSSGATWQGELCNRAKDGSLFWEYATISPIRDDDGTVTHFMAVKENITQRKETELQLVHQATHDTLTGLPNRVLLEDRVYHAIEVAKREGGRIGLMFLDLDRFKIVNDSLGHVAGDQLLKVVADRLRHTLRRSDTVARLGGDEFVVVLTHFQSSSELAEVAEKIAAALDEPVELSGHKVHVGASIGIALYPDDGDNFNALMKDADTAMYRAKQKGRNTFCFYDSHMNDEALDRLKLEEALRRALVRGEFQLFYQPQVDLQTGLTSGVEALIRWNSPERGQVSPGLFIPVAEESNLISMIGWWVLEESCRQLAAWREDGLTGLKVAVNVSGRQFLNHALVECISDLMAQYQILPNQLEIELTESTVMAEPDRAIEQLNRLREIGIQVSVDDFGTGYSSLSYLKRLPLSTIKVDRSFVHDVNNQSDNAAIVSAILGLADALDMSIVAEGVETEGEEQHLKDAGCIKVQGFRYAKPMPADQLAAWMLRQKS